In Salvia miltiorrhiza cultivar Shanhuang (shh) chromosome 4, IMPLAD_Smil_shh, whole genome shotgun sequence, the DNA window gcgcgactttcttgtttcggccatatctttctcttccgaactcggatttgcgatccgtttgcgctcacgaactcgtatcgagatgatctacaacttctatttcaggacattgttccaaattcgaactcaataaatctgcaaattccttcaaagttcgagtaagaatcatgtttcacaagataaagcaaattaagcacaaaacaatcatccaacactcaatttcctataaaattaacatcatatgaacattaaaaaccatggaaatatgagtgttatcactcATACTAGTAATTTGTTGCATCCTATTGTATTCTAGtattaatttcattattttataactatttattataaacatagaaaataaaatataatataatagaacttaattataatttatcacaaaaaaaaattacatacaCTAACTGTGGATTAATACTAttcataaaaattgaaaaataaatatagaaaaataattataaactctgATCGGATTAATGAACCataattaattatcttaaaattatgccaaacataataaattaatattaaagaaacaaaaataattaaagcctATAAATTTTTTTGAATGTGAGACACAAAAATGAGACAGAGGATTCCATATGGAATTTCTTGTGatgcaaaaaaagaaaaagatcaTTGCTTCAACTCAAATGCTAAATAGGGATGAAATTCAAGAATCCTAAAGCATGATGATCATTAGTTATCTCCAAGCAAAAATGCAGCCTAATCCACAAGTGCTGCACCAATACAAATAGCACCACAACATATCACAGTGAGATGGGTTCTTCTTCACTAAACCTCGAGCTGCAAAATAAGTCTATCCATATACACAACTTAGTTCAAGATATCATCCTGCGCTTCTCACGCCCGTTGCAAGATCCTCCACGGCCATCTTCTCGAGCAGCTCCTCGGCCTTGCAACGCAAGCCTGCCTTCCACAGCCGGCACACGATTTTATCCAAACCCTTCGAGTGATGAATGTGGTTTTCGTCATCCAAGAACTCATCTACCAAACTGCAAGCTCTTTCCACATCGCCATCAATAACAAAGCTATCAATCAAAATCTCCAACATACGTTGATCTAAACCTAAACGCGTGCATTTCAGCCGCATCTCTTGCACCATATCCCTCACCCGACGTAGCTCCCCTGCTCCATAGAGCGCGCTTGAAACCACACTATACGTTTTCAAGTCAGGCACGCAACATAACTCCTCCATTGAATGGAACATTGCCATCCCTTCCTCCAACTTCCCTTGCAAGCACAAGCCATTTATGTACACATTGTATGTGTGTGTATCAGGAACTAAACCTAACACAAGCATTtcatcaaacaccttatctGCAACTTGAAACTCCTTGTTGCAGATCAACCAATCAAGCACCAAATTGTAGCAGATGACATTAGCCCTAATTTTATCAATCTTCATCCGTTTCAGCAATCCCAACGCATCCATGCCTTCCCCCCTTTTCACCAAAACCCTAATCACATTGACGAAATCATTAATTCTAGGTTTAAAGCCTATATTTTCCAGATCATCCAAAAATCCCAAAATTCCACCACCatcaccgccgccgccaccgtAATTCAGCTGCCGGCACATTGTCGCGAGCATCAAAGAACAGACCTTCTGATCCAAATCGAAACCTTCCTCCACCATCTGATTCAACAACGCCAAAGCATTACTCGAATCCCCAATTCCGCAAAGAGCCCTAATCAAGATCTCGAAAGTGGATTCTTCAATCCGAATAATCATTGATTGGCTCTTGACTAATAATTTTGGCACAATCTCGAGACCCTTTTCGTTCTTACAAAGAACTGAAAGCAAAACGTTCAATGTTTCTACCGATGGCTCACACCTAAACCTAGGAGTCGTCGAGAAAAGCTCCACGGCATCATCGAACATGCCGTTTTCGCCGTAAAACTTGATTAGGTCGACGAAGACGCATTCTGGCGTCTCGAAGCTCTCGAATTTCTCGATGTGGTCCAGAACTTGCAGGATTTGGTCGCGGCAATTTGCAGGGCGGTTTTGAATCAGGATTTTGAAGAGGAAATGGTACGATTGCGGAGAAGGTTCGACTTCGTAAGCAGCGCAAGCGTTGATTAGGTCAGGAAGAAGATTATGGGATTTGGATTTCTTGATCGATTTTTTGAAGGATTTCTTAGCTAATTGGAAAACGAGAAAATCGGGCAGCTGTTTCTTGTGCGGTTGAATTGGccactttcttctttttcttatgTAGAAATTGCGCGAAGAAGAAGATGAGAATGATGCAGCTGAGTTGCGGAACAGATTGATTGTGGGTTGATTTGTAGAGATTTTGTGCCGCCATGGATGTATCTCTTGAGCTGCTATGAATCGCTTTACTCTCTTCAACATCGTGCCCAAATATAGTTAAAGCCAATACAACATTTTTCAAAAAGAATAAGGAACAAGCGGTGTTTGCTTAAGTTTATTATATAGAGCCtacaaaattttataaatatttataaatttaaagcaTTTGATTAATTGAgtttacaaattaaaaaaataattttgaattagagacataaaatttaaatagagggagaaaattgataaaatatgaACTTGAAAGGTATGAGATCGAACTACGAAATTAATAGAGATATCTTTGTAAATgattatttacttatttttcaagaacttataaactattgaaacttatttttttcaaacATTTTTCAAGAGGTTATAACCTCAACAAACGCCATTGTAATAGTATACGTGTGTTAACATAGCTAGGGGccgggtgtaatcgaaccgagtcGAACCGAATAGTAGTGTGTTCAAGTttaatttgtttagtatcgaatcgaatctcgaactTTGTTTgtcgaatactttgaggcttaCGAACTTAATCGAGCCTacacgaactttctaaatttatatttatgttcaaaatattaattattttcttttgattggtggacggagggaatactatTTTTCAAACTGAATAACTTAACGAACGtattcacgagctaacgagccgaatactgccaaactcaagtttgatttatttattgggttaagtatcaaataagcccctatcatagtggcccttatcacgtttagCTCCTTATAGACGAAGTTGAGCCAACTAAACCCTCATACTACCTAAAATCGAATAATCGGGCCCTCTGCCCTAACGACAAGATAACGCCGTCTGGTTTAATTCGTAGGTAGTCCGATGGACCTGCAACATATCCTTGGCCAAATCGACGGCAATCACGCCGACGCTGCACCCCATTCCCCCCAGATTGAAGCTCTTGATATTCCCCCTCAATTTGTACTTGTTCACAATCATGGCAGACAGAGACGGCATCGGATTGAACAGGCTACAATTGACAACCAAAACCCCAATTTCCTTGGGCTTGACACTTGTTGGCGAACAATTTGTCGAGCGTGCCGTACATGACCTCATCCGCCTCTTCCCGCGCCGCCTGCATCGACGGCTGCAGTGAGATGGAATGCATCGCCTCCGGCATGTAGGTCTCATCGCCGAGGCCCGACCTCTCGAGGATCTTCCGCTGAAATTTAAGTAACGATTCGTCGAAATCGTCGGTTAATCGGGAATGCTTCATGAATTGGAGCAGTGAACCCAAAGCCTCTTCCTCGAACATGCACTTCCGCGGCGAATCGCCGACGAAGAGAATCAGCGAGGCGGCAATGACGGCGAGCTCTGGAATTGAGAAATGAGCGTTCGGATTGAGGAGAGAGACCAGACAACTCATGTTCCCGTCCTTcgcgacggcggcggtggactTGTCGTCGTCAGAGATGAGCTGAATCAGTGAATCGAGCGCCTTCCGCTTGAACTCGATCCCACCGATCTGGAGCCTGGTGAAGAGGTCCCTGACGAAGAAGGTGCAGTGGGAGAGGGTTTCGGCGTGGCGGAGGGTGGAGAGGAGGGCGGGGAGAAGGTCGGACCAGTGGGAAGAGTCGGAGATCTCGGCGATGAGGGATCCGATGGCGGCGAGCcgattcaaataaaaaaaattaaaaaactggACGACGTCAACTAACCGTTAGAGGCGAGGGCCCGTTTGTTAAAAATTAGCcactttgagggtttagttggcccaacttcgactaGTCGAATAAGCCCCTATCATAgtggcccttatcacgtttagctccctatagtactatagggagctaaacgtgataagggccactatgataggggcttatttgatacttaacccttattTATTTGTCGAACTTCTCTAAACGAATTTGAACGGACTTTTTTTGAGCCGAGCTTTGAATAGTTTCCGAACGACTTAATTTGTTTACTGCCCTAATTAAACATAGCAATGTAGTGATTAAtgtcttattcttcttcttataGGAATTAATGTCTTATTTAAATGTCTCAAGTTTGAAGAGCTTTCAAAATTTATCTCTTCTAACTCAATAACAAATTGTAGTGGGTGAGGATCATGTAGGATCGTTCATTTTCGTAGTTTTCATGTATTTTTTCTGTATAAAACTATGCATTTATTGAAAATTGCATTGGATGCATATATGCAATATGTTAATGTATCATGTATGTATGCTGTTTTGAATTCGTATATACTCCTACAATTTTATATTGGTAGAAGTAGCAAATAGACCCTTATCATACAATCCCCTAACACATTGACCTCCCTAATCTTTTAATTGTGGGCGTTTGGCCCCTCAACCTCTCATAAAGAGTGCCAAATTCCCTCTGTTCCTGACGAacacttaacaccgttaaatatatatatatttttttcttatttcttatttcactATAATATTTGTTAAGCAAAATATACTCCTACAAAATTTCTACGCAAACCTCAaccttaattaatactccctccgtccactaattcaaggcctactttcctttttggtccgtccaccaactcaaggcctatctatttttagtaagttttattcatattttaattgatgggtcccaataaacaatatacttttctccactcaactaataaataatacactttgtgggcccctttctccactcaaccaataaacaatatattttgtgggaccctttctccactcaactaataaaaatgcCCTTCTTCTTAAAACTCGTATTTTTTCatgtaggccttgaattagtggacggagggagtaattaataactatcattaaatataaattcgtattttttgGAACAATCGACGAATATGCAAAGATTAAAATATGTAAGATTGGATGTTCATAAGCTTTCACGTATTTTTCTCTATCATAGCACTTGGATATCATAGTCAATAGATCAAGCTTCTTGGAGAAATAAATAGAAGCAATTGCATGagcatattttaatttttgggtATTCGTCGATTGTTCCAAAAactatgaatttatatttaatgatagttattaattactaattaagGTTGAGGTTTGCGTAGAAATTTTGTAGGAGTGTATTTTGCTTAACAAATATTATAGTgaaataagaaataataataaaaatatatatttaacggtgttaagtgtCCCTCAAGAACAACGGAgattttgcactctttatgagATGTTGAGGGGCTAAACGCCCACAATTAAAAGATAGGGAGGTAAATGCGTTAGGGGATTGTATGATAAGGAGCTATTTACTACTTCTcccttttatatttaatattatacatttttgttgtgacacccaaatctaATTAAAATCTAAATGTATATTTGTGTGAAAAAAtcatgaatataaataaatatttaatgagaaaatcatgaaataaatctttaattataAATACTTTATTCAACATTACATCTttaagtaaaattaaaattcaaaatgttcgactcgccattcgaccttccacacGCCTTCGACCTTTAAAATACCTGTAAAT includes these proteins:
- the LOC131022756 gene encoding pentatricopeptide repeat-containing protein At2g38420, mitochondrial-like, translating into MLKRVKRFIAAQEIHPWRHKISTNQPTINLFRNSAASFSSSSSRNFYIRKRRKWPIQPHKKQLPDFLVFQLAKKSFKKSIKKSKSHNLLPDLINACAAYEVEPSPQSYHFLFKILIQNRPANCRDQILQVLDHIEKFESFETPECVFVDLIKFYGENGMFDDAVELFSTTPRFRCEPSVETLNVLLSVLCKNEKGLEIVPKLLVKSQSMIIRIEESTFEILIRALCGIGDSSNALALLNQMVEEGFDLDQKVCSLMLATMCRQLNYGGGGGDGGGILGFLDDLENIGFKPRINDFVNVIRVLVKRGEGMDALGLLKRMKIDKIRANVICYNLVLDWLICNKEFQVADKVFDEMLVLGLVPDTHTYNVYINGLCLQGKLEEGMAMFHSMEELCCVPDLKTYSVVSSALYGAGELRRVRDMVQEMRLKCTRLGLDQRMLEILIDSFVIDGDVERACSLVDEFLDDENHIHHSKGLDKIVCRLWKAGLRCKAEELLEKMAVEDLATGVRSAG